Proteins encoded together in one Panthera uncia isolate 11264 chromosome A2, Puncia_PCG_1.0, whole genome shotgun sequence window:
- the TMEM60 gene encoding transmembrane protein 60 produces MRMSLAQRVLLTWLFTLLFLIMLVLKLDEKAPWNWFLIFIPVWIFDTILLVMLIVKMAGRCKSGFDPRHGSHNIKKKAWYLIAMLLKLAFCLALCAKLEQFTTMNLSYVFIPLWALLAGALIELGYNVFFVRD; encoded by the coding sequence ATGAGAATGTCCTTGGCTCAGAGAGTACTACTCACCTGGCTTTTCACATTACTCTTCTTGATCATGTTGGTGTTGAAACTGGATGAGAAGGCACCTTGGAACTGGTTCCTCATATTTATTCCAGTCTGGATATTTGATACTATCCTTCTTGTCATGCTGATTGTGAAAATGGCTGGGCGATGTAAGTCTGGTTTTGACCCTCGACATGGAtcacacaatattaaaaaaaaagcctggtaCCTCATTGCAATGTTACTTAAATTAGCCTTCTGCCTTGCACTCTGTGCTAAACTGGAACAGTTTACTACAATGAATCTGTCCTATGTCTTCATTCCTTTATGGGCCTTACTGGCTGGGGCTTTGATAGAACTTGGATATAACGTCTTTTTTGTGAGAGACTGA